A single candidate division WOR-3 bacterium DNA region contains:
- a CDS encoding acylphosphatase — MAEQTDRASLHAIVSGIVQGVFYRRFVFREAVTLGLQGRVRNLF; from the coding sequence GTGGCAGAACAGACGGACAGAGCATCGCTGCACGCCATTGTCTCCGGCATCGTCCAAGGCGTGTTCTACCGGAGATTCGTCTTCCGCGAGGCGGTCACACTCGGCCTGCAAGGGCGTGTGCGCAACCTGTTC